The Quercus robur chromosome 7, dhQueRobu3.1, whole genome shotgun sequence genome has a segment encoding these proteins:
- the LOC126692177 gene encoding uncharacterized protein LOC126692177: MESTSYRHRRSPSSDRFLTVFSFSPPSSAGVGGGDELNEAEVFWTNDFTDDDHYDHDRPRLTNKLQKSTSSGILVALPETDNRSRNFRDGPVLCRKPSISAIPRPPERELSQALNCNRKFQNEQNQSPQLHRQSAPMKVPVLSKAMAVKNRNWMIADDVVADDLDEDEMLPPHEIVARGSGVSPKTTFSVLEGVGRTLKGRDLRQVRNAIWRKTGFLD, encoded by the coding sequence ATGGAATCTACCAGCTACCGTCACCGGCGGTCACCGTCGAGCGATCGATTTCTCACTgtgttctctttctctccaccGTCGTCCGCCGGCGTAGGCGGTGGAGACGAGCTCAACGAAGCTGAAGTGTTTTGGACCAATGACTTCACGGACGACGATCACTACGATCACGATCGTCCTCGTTTAACTAACAAGTTACAGAAATCAACGAGCTCGGGAATCCTCGTGGCGTTGCCGGAAACCGATAACCGGTCCCGGAACTTCCGAGACGGACCGGTTCTGTGCCGGAAGCCATCAATCTCCGCGATTCCGAGGCCGCCGGAGAGAGAGCTCTCTCAGGCTCTAAACTGCAACAGGAAGTTCCAGAACGAGCAGAACCAGAGCCCGCAGCTTCACCGGCAGTCGGCTCCGATGAAGGTTCCGGTGCTGTCGAAGGCGATGGCGGTGAAGAATCGGAACTGGATGATTGCCGATGACGTGGTGGCGGACGATTTGGACGAGGACGAGATGTTGCCGCCGCACGAGATTGTGGCGCGAGGCTCCGGAGTGTCGCCGAAGACAACGTTTTCGGTTCTTGAAGGAGTTGGTAGAACTCTCAAAGGGAGGGATCTACGCCAGGTCAGAAATGCCATCTGGCGCAAAACTGGTTTTCTTgatta